In Archocentrus centrarchus isolate MPI-CPG fArcCen1 chromosome 16, fArcCen1, whole genome shotgun sequence, a single window of DNA contains:
- the LOC115794206 gene encoding C-X-C chemokine receptor type 3-like, whose product MFTENDGRKTITLNVEDLDLLDLYENYYNYSWNDSDGGCCEGGDVCDLHDGVNFEAVFIPVLYSVVLVVGLLGNGLLLGILARSRKTWSVTDTFILHLGVADVLMLVALPMWAAQYGQSDGWTFGTLLCKISGSVFTINFYCGIFLLACISLDRYLSIVHATQMYSRKKPWVVHASCLMVWFFSLLLSVTDWIFLEDVFDGRRNRRECIHNYRKFNETAEDSWKLASRLIYHIMGFLLPSLIMIVCYSCILHQLRCGTQSLKKQKAFKVIMAVVVVFFLCWTPYNITLLVETFHFDNSNETCSVTSLEKAKTVTMTAGFIHCCLNPILYAFVGVKFRRQLLGIFRSLGCKMASDKLQSAVRSMKSSIWSESADTSNSIAI is encoded by the exons ATGTTCACGGAAA ATGATGGAAGGAAAACGATTACACTGAATGTGGAGGACCTTGACTTGCTTGATTTGTACGAGAACTATTATAACTACTCATGGAACGACTCTGATGGTGGTTGTTGTGAAGGGGGTGATGTTTGCGACCTGCATGACGGTGTGAATTTTGAAGCAGTGTTCATACCAGTTCTGTACTCTGTGGTGCTTGTTGTTGGTCTACTGGGGAATGGACTGCTGTTGGGAATACTGGCTCGGAGTAGGAAAACCTGGAGTGTGACAGATACCTTCATCCTCCACCTGGGAGTGGCAGATGTCCTGATGTTGGTGGCGCTGCCCATGTGGGCTGCACAGTATGGGCAAAGTGATGGATGGACATTTGGTACTCTCCTGTGCAAGATCAGTGGAAGTGTTTTTACA ATCAACTTCTACTGTGGGATCTTTCTCCTGGCCTGCATCAGTCTGGATCGCTACCTGTCCATCGTCCACGCCACCCAAATGTACTCCAGAAAGAAGCCTTGGGTTGTTCATGCCAGCTGCTTGATGGTTTGGTTCTTTTCCCTGCTCCTCTCTGTCACTGACTGGATCTTTCTAGAAGATGTGTTTGATGGCAGACGAAACAGAAGAGAGTGTATTCACAACTATCGCAAATTTAATGAAACGGCAGAAGATTCTTGGAAGTTGGCATCTCGTCTGATTTATCACATAATGGGTTTTCTGCTTCCTTCACTTATCATGATTGTCTGCTACTCCTGCATCCTGCATCAGCTGAGGTGTGGTACTCAAAGCCTTAAAAAGCAGAAAGCTTTCAAGGTCATCATGGCCGTGGTTGtggttttctttctctgctggACGCCGTACAACATCACACTCTTGGTGGAAACGTTTCATTTTGACAACAGCAATGAAACCTGTTCAGTCACATCTCTGGAGAAAGCTAAGACAGTGACCATGACTGCGGGTTTCATTCACTGCTGTCTCAATCCTATCTTGTATGCCTTCGTGGGTGTGAAGTTCCGGCGTCAGCTCTTGGGCATCTTCAGATCTTTGGGCTGCAAGATGGCAAGTGACAAACTCCAATCTGCTGTCAGGAGCATGAAAAGCTCCATTTGGTCTGAGTCTGCCGACACGTCCAACTCTATCGCTATctga
- the LOC115794715 gene encoding C-X-C chemokine receptor type 3-like — protein sequence MMEGERISVNVEDLDLLDLYENFYNYSWNDSDVGCCEGGDVCDLHDGVNFEAVFIPVLYSVVLVVGLLGNGLLLGILARSRKTWSVTDTFILHLGVADVLMLVTLPIWAAQYGQSDGWTFGTPLCKITGSVFTINFYCGIFLLACISLDRYLSIVHATQMYSRKKPWVVHASCLMVWFFSLLLSVTDWIFLEDVFDDRRGRRECIHNYRKFNETELDSWKLASRLIYHIMGFLLPSLIMIVCYSCILHQLRCGTQSLKKQKAFKVIVAVVVVFFLCWTPYNIMIWVEMFHFDNSNETCSGTTSLEKAKTVTTTVGFIHCCLNPILYAFVGVKFRRQLMGILRSLGCKMASAKLQSAVRSRKSSIWSESADTSNSIAI from the exons ATGATGGAAGGTGAAAGAATTAGTGTGAATGTGGAGGACCTTGACTTGCTTGATTTGTACGAGAACTTTTATAATTACTCATGGAACGACTCTGATGTTGGTTGTTGTGAAGGGGGTGATGTTTGCGACCTGCATGACGGTGTGAATTTTGAAGCAGTGTTCATACCAGTTCTGTACTCTGTGGTGCTTGTTGTTGGTCTACTGGGGAATGGACTACTGCTGGGAATACTGGCTCGGAGTAGGAAAACCTGGAGTGTGACAGATACCTTCATCCTCCACCTGGGAGTGGCAGATGTCCTGATGCTGGTGACGCTGCCCATCTGGGCTGCACAGTATGGCCAAAGTGATGGATGGACATTTGGTACTCCCCTGTGCAAGATCACTGGAAGTGTTTTTACA ATCAACTTCTACTGTGGGATCTTTCTCCTGGCCTGCATCAGTCTGGATCGCTACCTGTCCATCGTCCACGCCACCCAGATGTACTCCAGAAAGAAGCCTTGGGTTGTTCATGCCAGCTGCTTGATGGTTTGGTTCTTTTCCCTGCTCCTCTCTGTCACTGACTGGATCTTTCTAGAAGATGTGTTTGATGACAGACGAGGCAGAAGAGAGTGTATTCACAACTATCGCAAATTTAATGAAACGGAATTAGATTCTTGGAAGTTGGCATCTCGCCTGATTTATCACATAATGGGCTTTCTGCTTCCTTCACTTATCATGATTGTCTGCTACTCCTGCATCCTGCATCAGCTGAGGTGTGGTACTCAAAGCCTTAAAAAGCAGAAAGCTTTCAAGGTCATCGTGGCTGTGGTTGtggttttctttctctgctggACGCCGTACAACATCATGATCTGGGtggaaatgtttcattttgacaACAGCAATGAAACTTGTTCAGGCACAACATCTCTGGAGAAAGCTAAGACAGTGACCACCACTGTGGGTTTCATTCACTGCTGTCTCAATCCTATCCTGTATGCTTTTGTGGGTGTGAAGTTCCGGCGTCAGCTCATGGGCATCCTCAGATCTCTGGGCTGCAAGATGGCAAGTGCCAAACTCCAATCTGCTGTCAGGAGCAGAAAAAGCTCCATTTGGTCTGAGTCTGCCGACACGTCCAACTCTATCGCTATctga